A genome region from Ursus arctos isolate Adak ecotype North America unplaced genomic scaffold, UrsArc2.0 scaffold_18, whole genome shotgun sequence includes the following:
- the GNG10 gene encoding guanine nucleotide-binding protein G(I)/G(S)/G(O) subunit gamma-10 — translation MSSGASVNALQRLVEQLKLEAGVERIKVSQAAAELQQYCMQNACKDALLVGVPAGSNPFREPRSCALF, via the exons ATGTCTTCCGGGGCCAGCGTGAACGCCCTGCAGCGGCTGGTGGAGCAGCTCAAGCTGGAGGCCGGTGTGGAGAGGATCAAG GTCTCGCAGGCAGCTGCAGAGCTTCAACAGTACTGCATGCAGAATGCCTGCAAGGATGCCCTGCTGGTAGGTGTTCCAGCTGGAAGCAACCCCTTCCGGGAGCCCAGATCCTGTGCTTTATTCTAA